A single window of Nicotiana tomentosiformis chromosome 1, ASM39032v3, whole genome shotgun sequence DNA harbors:
- the LOC104085474 gene encoding vacuole membrane protein KMS1-like, which produces MGSLEQDHVVDPQLHVDNSASGLLNKHNRELEHLSLTNQPLKTVKFFVLAVLKCLQEFSVNSIVKCSCLVVMLLAAAGGILFFKSGRAYEETLQPVQELLSYLRFGLWWLALGVASSIGLGSGLHTFVLYLGPHIALFTIKSVSCGRIDIKSAPYDTIQLRSGPSWLDKDCSEFGPPLFSSGARVPLTSILNQVQLEAILWGIGTALGELPPYFISRAARISGSEGELMEDLDSGSKEDSGIISNHLKQIKQWLLSNRQYLNFFTILVLASVPNPLFDLAGIMCGQFGIPFWKFFIATLIGKAIIKTHIQTAFIISLCNNQLLDLIENQLVRVLGLIPGVASLLPNIISKLHIAREKYMAASPPVSNVKAKKWDLSLGSIWNTVVWLMLLNFSAKIVNTTAKSYLREQQEKELAALENNRTRG; this is translated from the exons ATGGGGTCCCTAGAGCAAGACCATGTTGTTGATCCTCAGCTTCACGTCGACAACTCTGCTTCTG GACTCCTTAACAAACATAATAGGGAGCTGGAGCATCTGAGTCTGACGAACCAGCCACTAAAGACAGTGAAATTCTTCGTTTTAGCTGTTCTAAAGTGTCTTCAAGAGTTCTCAGTTAACAGCATAGTCAAGTGCAGCTGTCTTGTGGTCATGCTGCTAGCAGCCGCAGGTGGGATTTTGTTTTTCAAAAGTGGCAGGGCCTATGAGGAG ACACTGCAGCCGGTTCAGGAGCTTCTCAGCTATCTTCGGTTTGGACTCTGGTGGTTAGCTCTTGGCGTGGCTTCATCAATCGGGCTGG GCTCTGGTCTGCACACTTTCGTCTTGTACTTGGGCCCTCATATTGCTCTATTCACAATAAAATCTGTGAGCTGCGGAAGGATTGACATAAAGAGTGCTCCATATGATACAATTCAGTTAAGAAGTGGTCCTTCATGGCTGGATAAGGATTGTTCTGAATTTGGTCCACCATTGTTTTCCTCCGGTGCACGGGTACCATTGACTAGCATACTGAATCAGGTTCAGTTGGAGGCTATATTGTGGGGTATTGGAACAGCTCTTGGAGAGCTTCCTCCTTATTTCATCTCTAGAGCTG CTCGTATCTCTGGTAGCGAAGGGGAACTTATGGAAGATTTGGATTCTGGTTCAAAAGAAGATAGTGGAATTATCAGCAACCACTTAAAACAGATAAAACAGTGGCTTCTTTCTAACAGACAGTATTTGAATTTCTTCACAATTCTGGTTCTTGCTTCG GTGCCAAATCCTCTGTTTGACCTTGCTGGTATCATGTGTGGCCAATTTGGTATTCCATTTTGGAAATTCTTTATAGCAACACTGATCGGGAAGGCAATTATTAAGACTCACATACAG ACAGCATTTATCATCTCACTTTGCAATAATCAACTGTTGGACTTGATAGAAAATCAATTAGTTCGGGTGCTTGGTCTCATCCCTGGAGTTGCTTCGCTTCTGCCAAACATCATTTCCAAACTACATATTGCTAGAGAGAAGTACATGGCAGCGTCCCCTCCAGTGTCTAACGTAAAG GCAAAAAAGTGGGATTTGTCGCTTGGTTCCATATGGAACACTGTTGTGTGGCTCATGCTCCTGAACTTCTCAGCCAAGATTGTAAATACAACAGCCAAGAGCTATCTCAGAGAGCAGCAGGAAAAAGAGCTGGCCGCACTTGAAAATAATCGTACCAGGGGATAA
- the LOC104085475 gene encoding F-box protein At1g55000: MGCCCDDDERLLQPLNPSDIQNSDQIPPSSSSTSVVNGGDTVISPMNSNFSALICHDTLRAILEKLALPDLARAACVCRIWNLVASDREMQTKAFKVPWKIKDVIGDPTSGSFWRDNSLSKFAISHRIVRGDNVASLAVKYSVHVMGIKRLNNMLSDHGIYSRDRLLIPISNPDCLINGTCYIELDIYAKREVAVLYLEGGPDPKLTTMLNRLTSERSKKKVIDSLRRSMQVDGETAQYYFAVSDGDPRSAFSQFSEDLRWEREVGFT; encoded by the exons ATGGGATGTTGCTGTGATGATGACGAACGGCTTCTCCAGCCACTGAACCCTTCTGACATCCAAAACTCCGATCAAATTCCGCCGTCCTCCTCCTCAACCTCCGTCGTCAACGGCGGAGACACTGTGATATCTCCGATGAATTCCAATTTTTCGGCCTTGATATGCCACGACACTCTACGCGCCATCCTCGAGAAACTCGCTCTCCCAGATTTGGCGCGTGCGGCGTGTGTGTGTAGGATCTGGAACTTGGTAGCCTCCGATCGTGAAATGCAGACTAAGGCATTTAAGGTTCCTTGGAAGATCAAGGACGTCATTGGGGATCCTACCTCCGGTAGCTTCTGGAGGGATAATAGCCTCTCCAAATTCGCCATTTCTCATCGCATCGTCCGTGGTGATAACGTTGCTAGTCTCGCCGTCAAGTACTCCGTCCAT GTCATGGGTATAAAACGCTTGAACAATATGCTGAGTGACCATGGTATATACTCGAGGGACAGGTTACTCATTCCTATTAGCAATCCAGACTGCCTCATCAATGGCACTTGCTATATAGAGCTGGATATATATGCAAAAAGGGAAGTGGCAGTTTTGTATCTTGAAGGTGGCCCTGATCCAAAGCTCACTACAATGTTAAATAGATTGACATCAGAGAGGAGCAAGAAAAAGGTGATTGACTCCCTTAGGAGAAGCATGCAAGTTGATGGTGAAACTGCTCAATATTACTTTGCTGTATCAGATGGTGACCCTCGATCTGCTTTCTCACAATTCTCTGAGGATCTGAGGTGGGAGAGGGAGGTAGGGTTCACTTAA